A single region of the Ficedula albicollis isolate OC2 chromosome 11, FicAlb1.5, whole genome shotgun sequence genome encodes:
- the CEBPA gene encoding CCAAT/enhancer-binding protein alpha, which produces MEQANFYEVDSRPPMSSGQHHQLQTPLPGSTYSYREAPSAAAPAAGGAELGDICENENSIDISAYIDPAAFNDEFLADLFQHSKQQEKAKAILAGDFDFHTMHGAGAAASAPGHQPQHHQQPLFGCVAGYMDGKLDPLYERIAAPGLRPLVIKQEPREEEEVKSAALSALYPHHAPQQHPSHLQYQIAHCAQTTMHLQPGQPTPPPTPVPSPHHPHHPHPPGGLPAAGTLKMMPSDHRSKSKKTVDKNSNEYRVRRERNNIAVRKSRDKAKQRNVETQQKVLELTTDNERLRKRVEQLTRELETLRGIFRQLPESSLVKAMGSCA; this is translated from the exons ATGGAGCAAGCCAATTTCTACGAGGTCGATTCCCGGCCCCCGATGAGCAGCGGCCAGCACCACCAGCTCCAGACTCCCCTGCCCGGCAGCACCTACAGCTACAGAGAGGCTCCCTCGGCGGCGGCACCTGCTGCGGGCGGCGCGGAGCTCGGCGACATCTGCGAGAACGAAAACTCCATCGACATCAGCGCCTACATCGACCCAGCCGCCTTCAACGACGAGTTCCTGGCCGACCTCTTCcagcacagcaagcagcaggagaaagccAAGGCCATCCTGGCCGGGGATTTCGACTTCCACACCATGCACGGGGCGGGCGCCGCCGCCTCGGCGCCGGGGCACCAGCCgcagcaccaccagcagccGCTCTTCGGCTGCGTGGCCGGCTACATGGACGGCAAGCTGGAC CCCCTCTACGAGCGCATCGCCGCGCCGGGCTTGCGGCCGCTGGTGATCAAGCAGGAGCCCcgcgaggaggaggaggtgaagtCGGCGGCCCTGTCGGCCCTCTATCCCCATCACGCCCCGCAGCAGCACCCGTCCCACCTCCAGTACCAGATCGCCCACTGCGCCCAGACCACCATGCACCTCCAGCCCGGGCAGCCCACGCCGCCCCCCACGCCCGTGCCCAGCCCGCACCACCCGCACCACCCGCACCCTCCCGGCGGCCTGCCCGCCGCGGGCACCCTCAAGATGATGCCCTCGGACCACCGGAGCAAATCCAAAAAGACAGTGGACAAGAACAGCAACGAGTACCGGGTGCGCCGGGAGCGCAACAACATCGCGGTGCGCAAGAGCCGGGACAAGGCCAAGCAGCGCAACGTGGAGACGCAGCAGAAGGTGCTGGAGCTCACCACCGACAACGAGCGGCTGCGCAAGCGGGTGGAGCAGCTCACCCGCGAGCTGGAGACTCTGCGGGGCATCTTCAGGCAGCTGCCCGAGAGCTCGCTGGTGAAGGCCATGGGCAGCTGCGCCTAG